A window of the Gossypium hirsutum isolate 1008001.06 chromosome A05, Gossypium_hirsutum_v2.1, whole genome shotgun sequence genome harbors these coding sequences:
- the LOC107957123 gene encoding uncharacterized protein isoform X2, translating into MRTNMASLLGWKRPNWLNFSENFDLQGKVEDSDILSHVGKLQKEFKLTLKTRYYKEMVQEGRSIEAIYENNPPGVHDDQWKWLVDQWGTPQATAQSEKAKESRTKVRYPHTAGRTGYATLNAQFAEKEGRELSRLEQFRFQHLRKDETDNFSSDAAEQVYDEACKMVKDYMPIPESSSTPQDNVAIENEVYTQVFGPDKNGKMLGYGRGMTKSRLFGYGSVTRGS; encoded by the exons ATGCGAACCAATATGGCCAGCCTATTGGGATGGAAGCGTCCAAATTGGCTGAATTTCTCG GAAAATTTTGATCTCCAAGGTAAGGTGGAGGACTCTGACATCCTCTCACATGTTGGCAAACTCCAGAAGGAGTTTAAATTGACTTTGAAAACTAGATACTACAAAGAGATGGTCCAAGAAGGTCGATCGATTGAAGCAATATACGAAAACAATCCTCCTGGTGTGCATGATGATCAATGGAAGTGGTTAGTGGACCAATGGGGAACACCACAAGCTACG GCACAATCAGAAAAGGCGAAAGAATCCCGAACAAAGGTGCGTTATCCACACACTGCTGGTCGTACAGGATATGCGACCCTCAATGCACAGTTT GCTGAGAAGGAAGGCCGTGAACTGTCGCGTTTGGAGCAGTTTAGGTTTCAACATTTGCGCAAAGATGAGACTGACAATTTCAGCAGTGATGCAGCAGAACAAGTTTAT GATGAAGCATGCAAGATGGTTAAAGACTATATGCCAATACCTGAGAGTTCTTCCACACCTCAAGATAATGTTGCAATAGAAAACGAGGTCTATACACAAGTGTTCGGCCCTGACAAGAATGGAAAAATGTTGGGATATGGACGTGGGATGACCAAATCCAGGTTGTTTGGCTATGGGTCAGTCACTCGAGGAAGCTAA
- the LOC107957123 gene encoding uncharacterized protein isoform X1: MEASKLAEFLGTIARTGSICPLNTKHWKHLSKYVLENILRIVHENFDLQGKVEDSDILSHVGKLQKEFKLTLKTRYYKEMVQEGRSIEAIYENNPPGVHDDQWKWLVDQWGTPQATAQSEKAKESRTKVRYPHTAGRTGYATLNAQFAEKEGRELSRLEQFRFQHLRKDETDNFSSDAAEQVYDEACKMVKDYMPIPESSSTPQDNVAIENEVYTQVFGPDKNGKMLGYGRGMTKSRLFGYGSVTRGS; encoded by the exons ATGGAAGCGTCCAAATTGGCTGAATTTCTCGGTACAATTGCAAGGACTGGTTCTATCTGTcctttaaatacaaaacattggAAACATCTTTCTAAATATGTGTTAGAAAACATATTGAGAATCGTTCAT GAAAATTTTGATCTCCAAGGTAAGGTGGAGGACTCTGACATCCTCTCACATGTTGGCAAACTCCAGAAGGAGTTTAAATTGACTTTGAAAACTAGATACTACAAAGAGATGGTCCAAGAAGGTCGATCGATTGAAGCAATATACGAAAACAATCCTCCTGGTGTGCATGATGATCAATGGAAGTGGTTAGTGGACCAATGGGGAACACCACAAGCTACG GCACAATCAGAAAAGGCGAAAGAATCCCGAACAAAGGTGCGTTATCCACACACTGCTGGTCGTACAGGATATGCGACCCTCAATGCACAGTTT GCTGAGAAGGAAGGCCGTGAACTGTCGCGTTTGGAGCAGTTTAGGTTTCAACATTTGCGCAAAGATGAGACTGACAATTTCAGCAGTGATGCAGCAGAACAAGTTTAT GATGAAGCATGCAAGATGGTTAAAGACTATATGCCAATACCTGAGAGTTCTTCCACACCTCAAGATAATGTTGCAATAGAAAACGAGGTCTATACACAAGTGTTCGGCCCTGACAAGAATGGAAAAATGTTGGGATATGGACGTGGGATGACCAAATCCAGGTTGTTTGGCTATGGGTCAGTCACTCGAGGAAGCTAA
- the LOC107957122 gene encoding uncharacterized protein gives MRNRKEYIPQACYTLASKERDIFLSILKNLKVPDGYASNISRCGNLKDHKLSNLKSHDGHILMQDLLPICLRGVIEKKMLSVITNLSDFFKRLCAKSLDPQEVDQLQIQVVLTLCEMEKIFPPSFFTIMIHLIIHLPTEIKLGGPVQYRWMYLIERYLMGLKASVRNRAYLEGSIAEGYIVSECLTFCSRYFSDVETIFSRPSRNDGNIQKRYIFSSEGRPIGTKNTKILDIWSLAQANRYVLLHSDKLSPYRQEFLETERAVYGGIQISKRTEDELLVEKFSTWLAK, from the exons ATGAGAAACAGGAAAGAGTACATACCGCAAGCGTGTTACACTCTTGCATCAAAGGAAAGAGatatttttctttccattttgaaAAACTTGAAGGTACCCGATGGTTATGCATCAAACATATCTCGATGCGGGAATTTGAAAGATCACAAGTTGAGCAACCTTAAAAGTCATGACGGTCACATTCTCATGCAAGATTTGCTTCCTATATGCTTAAGAGGAGTTATAGAAAAGAAGATGCTAAGTGTTATTACAAATCTATCAGATTTCTTCAAGAGATTATGTGCAAAAAGTCTTGATCCACAAGAAGTTGATCAACTTCAAATACAAGTCGTGTTAACACTTTGTGAAATGGAGAAAATATTTCCTCCAAGTTTCTTCACAATCATGATTCATTTGATTATTCATTTGCCGACGGAGATTAAGCTTGGTGGACCTGTTCAATATAGGTGGATGTACCTGATCGAAAG GTATCTTATGGGATTGAAAGCTTCGGTGCGAAATAGAGCTTATCTCGAAGGTTCCATTGCTGAAGGGTACATAGTTTCAGAATGTCTTACATTTTGTTCCCGTTATTTTTCTGATGTTGAGACTATATTTTCCCGTCCTTCGAGGAATGATGGGAATATTCAAAAACGATACATTTTCTCTTCTGAAGGACGTCCAATTGGCACCAAGAACACAAAGATATTGGACATATGGTCTCTTGCACAAGCAAACCGCTATGTTCTATTGCATAGCGATAAGTTATCACCATACCGTCA GGAATTTTTGGAGACTGAGCGAGCTGTTTATGGTGGCATTCAAATTAGTAAACGCACAGAGGACGAATTGTTGGTTGAAAAGTTCTCAACATGGCTTGCGAAATAG